The Streptomyces sp. NBC_00510 genomic interval GGTGCAGGTGATGGTGCAGGACGCCATCGGCTTGCGCTGGCCCTCGACCTCGACGATGCACTGGCGGCAGGCGCCCGCGGGGTCGAGGAGGGGGTGGTCGCAGAAGCGCGGGATCTCGATGCCGATCAGTTCGGCGGCACGGATCACCAGGGTGCCCTTCGGCACGGAGATCTCGACACCGTCGATGCTGACGGACACCAGGTCCTCGGGCGGCACCGCCGCCTCACCGGAGGCGGCGTTGGTCGTGACGGTCACGCGTTCACCTCCAGGTGAGACTTGTCGGCCCAGACCGTGGACTTGGACGGGTCGAAGGGGCAGCCGCGGCCCTCCAGGTGCTCCACGTACTCGTCGCGGAAGTACTGGAGGGAGGAGAAGATCGGGCTGGCCGCTCCGTCGCCGAGGGCGCAGAAGGACTTGCCGTTGATGTTGTCGGCGATGTCGGCGAGCTTGTCGAGGTCCGCCAGGGTCCCCTTGCCGGCCTCGATGTCGCGCAGCAACTGGACGAGCCAGTAGGTGCCCTCGCGGCAGGGGGTGCACTTGCCGCAGGACTCGTGGGCGTAGAACTCGGTCCAGCGCGTGACGGCCCGCACCACGCAGGTCGTCTCGTCGAAGCACTGCAGCGCCTTGGTGCCGAGCATGGAGCCCGCGGCGCCGACGCCCTCGTAGTCCAGCGGGACGTCGAGGTGCTCGTCGGTGAACATCGGCGTCGAGGAGCCGCCCGGGGTCCAGAACTTCAGCTTGTGGCCGGGACGCATCCCGCCGCTGAGGTTCAGCAGCTGGCGCAGTGTGACGCCGAGGGGGGCCTCGTACTGGCCGGGGTTGGCGACGTGGCCGCTGAGCGAGTACAGCGTGAAGCCCGGGGACTTCTCGCTGCCCATCGAGCGGAACCAGTCCTTGCCCTTGAGCAGGATCGACGGCACCGAGGCGATGGACTCGACGTTGTTGACCACCGTCGGGCAGGCGTACAGGCCCTCGACCGCCGGGAAGGGCGGGCGCAGCCGGGGCTGGCCGCGGCGTCCCTCCAGGGAGTCCAGCAGCGCGGTCTCCTCACCGCAGATGTACGCGCCGGCGCCGGCGTGCACGG includes:
- the nuoF gene encoding NADH-quinone oxidoreductase subunit NuoF is translated as MVDSAEKVLSPVLSAFWDDPQSWTLDTYRRHEGYEGLRKALALPPDDVIALVKESGLRGRGGAGFPTGMKWQFIPQGDGKPHYLVVNADESEPGTCKDIPLLFANPHSLIEGMVIACHAIRSNHAFIYLRGEVVPVLRRLHHAVAEAYEAGLLGEDILGSGFDLELTVHAGAGAYICGEETALLDSLEGRRGQPRLRPPFPAVEGLYACPTVVNNVESIASVPSILLKGKDWFRSMGSEKSPGFTLYSLSGHVANPGQYEAPLGVTLRQLLNLSGGMRPGHKLKFWTPGGSSTPMFTDEHLDVPLDYEGVGAAGSMLGTKALQCFDETTCVVRAVTRWTEFYAHESCGKCTPCREGTYWLVQLLRDIEAGKGTLADLDKLADIADNINGKSFCALGDGAASPIFSSLQYFRDEYVEHLEGRGCPFDPSKSTVWADKSHLEVNA